TTTGGTGTCGTTGCCTCACCTGTGAATAACTGCAAACAAATCCTCAGTTGTTCGAGGTTTGTTGGGAGACACGAACACACTTTCTGCTTCAGCCTGAGAGTCTTCACTTAATGGTGAAATCACAGAGTCATCACTGGGTGACGATTCTTAAATTAAGAACAAAAGCATCTTTAGGAAGAAGTCACCTGGCACATTGCTGGGCTTCACTCACTTGGGGAACAATAAACAGCAGTTACCTGGCTGCCATTTTTACAATGAAAGAGCTATCACTTAGTCCCTCTGTAACAAAAGCTTTGATTGTAATTGTTTTAGTAAGTTAAAAAGGAGGAGggatttgtcttacatattgtggtgctcctatgttgggtgcatatatatttataattgttatatcttcttcttggattgatcctttgatcattatgtagtgtccttctttgtctcttttcacagcctttgttttaaagtctattttatctgatatgagtattgctacaaaccaatgcaatattgtaaagtaattagcctccaattaaaataaataaatttatatttaaaaaaaaggaggagggaaaGCAATACCCAGGGCTGTACTGTATTatggggaagggaagaaagaacacTTCAGGAAGTGCCAAGAGACACCTTTCCATTGTGACAAAGGTGTCAACAACTGACCTTTCAGTGAAACCTCATCCACACTTCCTTGGGTCTCCTCTGCTCCGCTGTTATCAGAGGCACTTTTGGCTGAAATCCCTGAAGCAATATTTTCCTGCTCAGAACACTTTTCAGGGCATGGATTTATAGTTGATATCTCTGCTTCAGAGCTGATATTCCCAGGCACTTTGTCATGGTGGTTGCTCATCCCAAGTTGAGGCTTAAGTTGATAGCCTATGTCTGTGACTCGAGTTGGAGAGTCTGACTGAGGTGTGAGCACATCCACAGACTCTGGGGGTGCAGCTTCCTCGCGATCTACAAAAGACAACTTCTGGACCTGCGCTAGGGCTCCATCCGGACCAGCTCCATATTGCAGTGTCTTACCATCTGAATCATTTGGGCGAGCAACAGAGACCCTCTGAAAGCCTTCCATGAGAAAGTCACAACTTTTACTTGGTTTGTTTTCTGAAACAGGCTCACTCTCCATATGCATTTGGTCTCTTGTGACACTTGAATCTAGAAGATTGCTACCAGCTGAGGTTACTGTTTCTGGATCACAATGATGCTTCACATCAAAAGTATGTTTTTTTTCTAACTGTAGTTTATCTGGTCCCATCTCAACTGCAGAGGAGTCTAAAAAGGACAGGATGGTGTCTTCAGTGGCGTACTGACATGGTAATGATTTCTTAATCACGTGTGGCCTAATCTTACCTGTGGTGAGAGTGCTTTCCTCCAGGTAGGGGAGATCTGTGTTGTTGCCTTCTTTTTGCTTAACTTCTTCAGATTTACTGATGGACCTAAGGCTAACTGATTTCAGGACCGTGGGTGTAATTGCAAGAGACGGTGGAGGATTGGACCTCAGAGTTTCTCCTACTGTGTTCTGCTTATTATGACTGAAGACATGTAGTGGGTGGCGGTGGTGGAATGGTTTGTTCAAGACATTATGAAGAGCACTTAGGTCAAGATGGGTAGGAGGTATAATTGGAAGTTCCAGATCTTTACTTAGTGACAGAGCGCCATCTTTTAAAGAGGGTTGCTGAAGGGAAGATTTCCTTTCCGGGACTTTCGGCTTTCTTTTGCTGCCTCCAGGAGACAATGGGCCAGAAAAGAAAGCAGTAGGGAAAGAGGATGTTGGCGTTTCAGACTGGCTGGAGTAGCCACTTGATGGAGATGCTAGGCCAGCCAGCTTTTCTGGTGAAGCCAGTTTAAACTCATTGTCgacagaaggaagggagggggtgGTGGCTCTAGATTCTGATTGGGATGTTTGGGATTCAGAACTCTCTGGAGATTTAATGCATTCGATAACGGTGGTACCTGTAGCAGTGCTTGAATTCGATAAAGATCTGTAAGGGTCATTTGTTTTCAAGTCATTTAGAAGCCAGAGGTCTGCATAGTGAGTTGATTCAGCACCTTCATCTTTGAATGGTGGAACATCTGGAGTGTCTAACTGAGGTTCCTTAATACCATGTTCATCCTGGTTCATCCACGAAGGTTCTGGCTTGGTGGGAAGATTGGCATTTTCCATTCGAGAAGGTGTGTTGGAGAAATCGAGAGGCAGCTTCATTTCCCTGGAACTGTGAGGCAGGAGCTGGCCACTGCTTGTCTTTGGTTCTTTCTTCTCAGAAGTGTCTGCATTTCCGTCAGACTTCCTCAATGATGAGCTACGTTTAGGTGGAGTTGGCTTTGCCTTTGGTTTCCTGAAAGAGATGCTTGGTCTCCCCTGCCTCCTGTGGTCTAAGTAGTCCTGCCAGGCACAGTCTGAAAGTGCAGGAGGAACCCCAACACCCTGGCCATTCTCCGGGCCCAGGGCTACATAGTGACAGACATAATTCTTACTGCCTTTGAGACCACAGTCAAAGTGCATGGAAGTGTAGTATCCTTCTGTGTCCACTGAAAAGTGAGAGCTGGTGTCAGCTTTGTCCGATGGAGACTTTTCCAGAAAGCTGTCATAAGTGGCCATGCTCGTGAAGCTTGGGCAGCCCAGGCTGTCTGCCTTGGGATGCTCAGGACTAAAATCCTGGCGGCAGGAGGCATCGTGATGATGGTGTAGGTAATTCCACTCGCTGTCACTCGTGTTGCTATTGTTGGGGTCGTCCAACAGGTCTGCCACCGTGGAGGTAAAGGAGTTTGTCCGGTGGCCTCTCACTTTCTCCAGTTGGTCGTTGTACTGCTCTGTCACGAACACACTGGTGTCCTCATTAGCATGAGGGGCCGTGTTGAGTGACAACTCCGAGTCACAGTGTGAAGAGCCAGTGAGGGGAGGCGACGCTGCAGGAGGGATCGtctctgaggtctgtgaggggCATGTGGAGCTGCTCCCGCTCCAGTTGCCACTGGATGACTGGTGGTCATCTTTCTGGTCCATGTGGCTGCTGAGGAGGACGCCAGCTGTGGAAATGCAGTGGATGGGGCTCCCAAAGGTGTCCGAGTTGGAGGAGATGTCGCAGCTGCCAGAATCGGCAGCCATCCGGGACAGTCGTGACCTCCCTCTCTCATTTAACTTGTGCTGGGGGCTGTGAAGATGTTGAGAACAGGCCAGGCTCAAAGCAGGCTGGTGCTCCTGTGCACTGGGGCTGCTGGGGGCCTCACTGCAATCGGTAAGGGTTCTTTCTTGGTCTCCCACGAAAGGC
The nucleotide sequence above comes from Capricornis sumatraensis isolate serow.1 chromosome X, serow.2, whole genome shotgun sequence. Encoded proteins:
- the NHS gene encoding actin remodeling regulator NHS isoform X1, whose amino-acid sequence is MPFAKRIVEPQWLCRQRRPAPDPAEDSIGGSAEPPPPPPLQLPGRRDEAVAPGPEDPPRAPPAPPGPPLPAPTDQAPPPHGEAPAAGEESVAGVLEAASVAGEASSAAATAVLLMLDLCAVSNAALARVLRQLSDVARHACSLFQELESDIQLTHRRVWALQGKLGGVQRVLGTLDPKQEAVPVSNLDVESKLSVYYRAPWHQQRNIFLPATRPPCVEELHRQARQSLQALRREHRSRSDRREQRAAAPIPAAAPPLPAYPPAHSQRRREAKDRHFLTFNSTRSPSPTECCHMTPWSRKSHPPEDEDTDVMLGQRPKNPVHNIPSTLDKQTNWSKALPLPTPEEKMKQDAQVISSCIIPINVTGVGFDREASIRCSLVHSQSVLQRRRKLRRRKTISGIPRRVQQEIDSDESPVARERNVIVHTNPDPSNTVNRRSGTRDSECQTEDILIAAPSRRRIRAQRGQSIAASLSHSAGNISALADKGDTVFTTAVSSRTRSRSLPREGNRAGDAEPKVGAKPSAYEEGEPFVGDQERTLTDCSEAPSSPSAQEHQPALSLACSQHLHSPQHKLNERGRSRLSRMAADSGSCDISSNSDTFGSPIHCISTAGVLLSSHMDQKDDHQSSSGNWSGSSSTCPSQTSETIPPAASPPLTGSSHCDSELSLNTAPHANEDTSVFVTEQYNDQLEKVRGHRTNSFTSTVADLLDDPNNSNTSDSEWNYLHHHHDASCRQDFSPEHPKADSLGCPSFTSMATYDSFLEKSPSDKADTSSHFSVDTEGYYTSMHFDCGLKGSKNYVCHYVALGPENGQGVGVPPALSDCAWQDYLDHRRQGRPSISFRKPKAKPTPPKRSSSLRKSDGNADTSEKKEPKTSSGQLLPHSSREMKLPLDFSNTPSRMENANLPTKPEPSWMNQDEHGIKEPQLDTPDVPPFKDEGAESTHYADLWLLNDLKTNDPYRSLSNSSTATGTTVIECIKSPESSESQTSQSESRATTPSLPSVDNEFKLASPEKLAGLASPSSGYSSQSETPTSSFPTAFFSGPLSPGGSKRKPKVPERKSSLQQPSLKDGALSLSKDLELPIIPPTHLDLSALHNVLNKPFHHRHPLHVFSHNKQNTVGETLRSNPPPSLAITPTVLKSVSLRSISKSEEVKQKEGNNTDLPYLEESTLTTGKIRPHVIKKSLPCQYATEDTILSFLDSSAVEMGPDKLQLEKKHTFDVKHHCDPETVTSAGSNLLDSSVTRDQMHMESEPVSENKPSKSCDFLMEGFQRVSVARPNDSDGKTLQYGAGPDGALAQVQKLSFVDREEAAPPESVDVLTPQSDSPTRVTDIGYQLKPQLGMSNHHDKVPGNISSEAEISTINPCPEKCSEQENIASGISAKSASDNSGAEETQGSVDEVSLKESSPSDDSVISPLSEDSQAEAESVFVSPNKPRTTEDLFAVIHRSKRKVLGRKDSGDMSVRSKSRASLGSSSSNSAGSVTSPNSNVTTPNSQRSPGLIYRNAKKSNTSNEEFKLLLLKKGSRSDSSYRMSATEILKSPILPKPPGDLTAESPQSPHEAHQGSPGTEALSPLSPCSPRVNAEGFSSKNFVTSASARVGRSRAPPAASSSRYSVRCRLYNAPMQAISEGETENSDGSPHDDRSSQSST
- the NHS gene encoding actin remodeling regulator NHS isoform X2, with amino-acid sequence MPFAKRIVEPQWLCRQRRPAPDPAEDSIGGSAEPPPPPPLQLPGRRDEAVAPGPEDPPRAPPAPPGPPLPAPTDQAPPPHGEAPAAGEESVAGVLEAASVAGEASSAAATAVLLMLDLCAVSNAALARVLRQLSDVARHACSLFQELESDIQLTHRRVWALQGKLGGVQRVLGTLDPKQEAVPVSNLDVESKLSVYYRAPWHQQRNIFLPATRPPCVEELHRQARQSLQALRREHRSRSDRREQRAAAPIPAAAPPLPAYPPAHSQRRREAKDRHFLTSHPPEDEDTDVMLGQRPKNPVHNIPSTLDKQTNWSKALPLPTPEEKMKQDAQVISSCIIPINVTGVGFDREASIRCSLVHSQSVLQRRRKLRRRKTISGIPRRVQQEIDSDESPVARERNVIVHTNPDPSNTVNRRSGTRDSECQTEDILIAAPSRRRIRAQRGQSIAASLSHSAGNISALADKGDTVFTTAVSSRTRSRSLPREGNRAGDAEPKVGAKPSAYEEGEPFVGDQERTLTDCSEAPSSPSAQEHQPALSLACSQHLHSPQHKLNERGRSRLSRMAADSGSCDISSNSDTFGSPIHCISTAGVLLSSHMDQKDDHQSSSGNWSGSSSTCPSQTSETIPPAASPPLTGSSHCDSELSLNTAPHANEDTSVFVTEQYNDQLEKVRGHRTNSFTSTVADLLDDPNNSNTSDSEWNYLHHHHDASCRQDFSPEHPKADSLGCPSFTSMATYDSFLEKSPSDKADTSSHFSVDTEGYYTSMHFDCGLKGSKNYVCHYVALGPENGQGVGVPPALSDCAWQDYLDHRRQGRPSISFRKPKAKPTPPKRSSSLRKSDGNADTSEKKEPKTSSGQLLPHSSREMKLPLDFSNTPSRMENANLPTKPEPSWMNQDEHGIKEPQLDTPDVPPFKDEGAESTHYADLWLLNDLKTNDPYRSLSNSSTATGTTVIECIKSPESSESQTSQSESRATTPSLPSVDNEFKLASPEKLAGLASPSSGYSSQSETPTSSFPTAFFSGPLSPGGSKRKPKVPERKSSLQQPSLKDGALSLSKDLELPIIPPTHLDLSALHNVLNKPFHHRHPLHVFSHNKQNTVGETLRSNPPPSLAITPTVLKSVSLRSISKSEEVKQKEGNNTDLPYLEESTLTTGKIRPHVIKKSLPCQYATEDTILSFLDSSAVEMGPDKLQLEKKHTFDVKHHCDPETVTSAGSNLLDSSVTRDQMHMESEPVSENKPSKSCDFLMEGFQRVSVARPNDSDGKTLQYGAGPDGALAQVQKLSFVDREEAAPPESVDVLTPQSDSPTRVTDIGYQLKPQLGMSNHHDKVPGNISSEAEISTINPCPEKCSEQENIASGISAKSASDNSGAEETQGSVDEVSLKESSPSDDSVISPLSEDSQAEAESVFVSPNKPRTTEDLFAVIHRSKRKVLGRKDSGDMSVRSKSRASLGSSSSNSAGSVTSPNSNVTTPNSQRSPGLIYRNAKKSNTSNEEFKLLLLKKGSRSDSSYRMSATEILKSPILPKPPGDLTAESPQSPHEAHQGSPGTEALSPLSPCSPRVNAEGFSSKNFVTSASARVGRSRAPPAASSSRYSVRCRLYNAPMQAISEGETENSDGSPHDDRSSQSST